A stretch of Eleutherodactylus coqui strain aEleCoq1 chromosome 9, aEleCoq1.hap1, whole genome shotgun sequence DNA encodes these proteins:
- the CHRAC1 gene encoding chromatin accessibility complex protein 1 translates to MAVPESRLVSLPLARIRLIMRSSPDVSSINPDALIITAKATELFVKYLVSYSYKHGTGKETNTLTYDDLSNTAEESETFQFLSDILPKKILASDYLKMLEKEEEGVHDDDEDDDEEKEEDDDEEEEEEEEEEEAEEEEDDEEESNDSDDGEDEDYKQDDDDDDDEL, encoded by the exons ATGGCGGTGCCTGAGAGCCGGCTGGTCTCTTTGCCTCTGGCACGGATCAGATTGATCATGAGAAGCTCCCCGGATGTGTCGTCCATCAACCCGGATGCGCTGATTATCACTGCCAAAGCCACG GAGCTCTTTGTTAAGTACCTGGTGTCTTACTCTTACAAACATGGAACTGGCAAAGAGACCAACACACTGACATACGACGACTTGTCAAACACCGCAGAGGAGTCCGAGACTTTCCAGTTCCTTTCTG ACATTTTACCCAAGAAAATCCTTGCCAGTGACTACTTAAAAATGttggaaaaggaagaagaaggcgTCCATGATGATGACGAAGATGATGatgaggagaaagaggaagatgatgatgaggaggaggaggaagaggaggaggaggaagaagcagaagaggaggaggatgatgaagaAGAGAGCAACGACTCTGATGATGGTGAAGACGAGGACTACAaacaagatgatgatgatgatgacgatgagctATGA